The following are encoded together in the Girardinichthys multiradiatus isolate DD_20200921_A chromosome X, DD_fGirMul_XY1, whole genome shotgun sequence genome:
- the LOC124862875 gene encoding bromodomain-containing protein 4-like isoform X2, with protein MPNPVRMGDGLDTAQMSGSSQGQAQQMGNPPPPEYFNPNRPKRQTNQLQYLLKVVVKSLWKHQYAWPFHTPVDAIKLNLPDYYNIIKIPMDMGTIKKRLENSYYRNAQECIQDFNTMFTNCYIYNKPGDDICLMAEALEKAFLQKVAEMPQEEIEIPVMTGKGRGRGRREGGINLKPGAIIDSSPATPQTRGLSNLPAAPQARGPVQAPPLLPPHPSMQALPSHVPQTLPSLAPQLGPPYTMVQSDCVPQVPILTSVPLPTQTSLPPVSIQNTAPMLQSPMTMTKQKKSQKRKADTTTPTANDQLSESSPAESKSGKTLPRRESSRPPKLLKKEAPDSQHHIGTVTGLSGPSGGRSPKPQDQLGYCAGLVSEMLSKKHAAYAWPFYKPVDVDALGLHDYHDIIKHPMDLSTIKTKLETKQYRDPQEFAADVRLMFSNCYKYNPPDHEVVSMARKLQDVFEMRFAKMPDEPDLKPLVSAPTPTLHHPAPVKPQPPLALVASSSDSSSDSSSESESSTDDSEEERAQRLAELQEQLKAVHEQLAALSQPQTSKPKRKEKEKKEKKKDKHRKKGSIPSLVDEIQDATTVSQLSKKTKTTNSNKEIVTKKKLSKKDALKSNHPPSLQLVPSLEDDLGTTGPSVPGEKCKPMTYEEKRQLSLDINKLPGDKLGRVVHIIQSREPSLKNSNPDEIEIDFETLKPSTLRELERYVSSCLKKKKKVPAEKAIESVVSSKKMVSSSGSSGSSSDSEADGAGMIKQPKKKSQSMKEVKKTHPHVQTGSAQTVFQSQTVVLQASSQMKQQQHQPSPASFMAPPPVAALESSHLLESYESLPPFSQPIMHMPHHTGNSSPVPPHINAHSAESVSPETHPFLNQHPVLPSPALHSSMPQQPSRPSHKAAPLHPKPPQQQPAPPQQQQQQQQQLQPQSAPPPQHQLPSQILHTHQPLHQRPMSPPTLTPQGFVSSQPPQMLLEDDEEPGSTTPMNQVQLFLQQFQPARQAQQSMQSHQAPVRQQQPQQLGQTSLLQSGTIQGQSQLSIQTSLPPPQLSVPSQAQPTPSHQAQPQQMPLHQARHLQNTQQQQTQHHQLNYQQGPGLAGQPQASQHSISLPTNKAQQIIQQQQEHPSPRPSKPDPYNTGHIRDNPSPLMMHSPPIPQFPPVSHPSPPPSMQPKKRASGNQGPIKEEKRPQSPVMRGEQFNSAMRTDHHKHPEIKPSQTGQSQQILKSVDSSRPVIRSSEPSGPPSILQEKEKFKQEHKTTVAPKKDVKLKNMGSWASLAQKSTSTTQSTVKSSSDSFEQFRRAAREKEEREKALKAQAEAEKGRLRREQDKQRGRDEEDVIEPPTRRVHEEPRGRLEQQHIQAPPQQQQQQQQQQVQNESQPAAIQQSPPAATPPQPTTQNSLDQQRELARRREQERRRREAMAATIDMNFQSDLMAIFEENLF; from the exons ATGCCTAACCCTGTCAGAATGGGAGACGGCCTGGATACTGCGCAGATGTCGGGTAGCAGCCAGGGGCAGGCTCAGCAAATGGGCAATCCCCCACCCCCAGAGTATTTCAATCCCAACAGGCCAAAGCGCCAGACCAACCAGCTGCAGTACCTACTCAAAGTGGTGGTAAAATCCCTATGGAAGCACCAGTATGCCTGGCCTTTTCATACACCAGTGGACGCCATTAAACTTAACCTGCCT gaTTACTACAATATAATCAAAATACCGATGGACATGGGAACAATCaaaaaaagacttgaaaacagCTACTACAGGAATGCCCAAGAATGTATTCAGGACTTCAACACGATGTTTACCAACTGCTATATATACAACAAG CCTGGAGATGATATATGTTTAATGGCTGAGGCTCTAGAGAAGGCTTTCCTTCAAAAGGTTGCAGAAATGCCTCAGGAGGAAATAGAGATTCCAGTAATGACAGGAAAGGGACGTGGCCGAGGCCGGAGAGAGGGTG GTATAAACCTGAAACCAGGCGCCATCATTGATTCTTCACCCGCGACTCCACAAACACGTGGCCTGTCAAACCTCCCAGCAGCTCCGCAGGCTCGAGGACCAGTGCAGGCCCCACCTTTGCTACCTCCCCATCCTTCAATGCAGGCCCTGCCCTCCCATGTACCCCAAACATTACCCAGCCTTGCACCACAGCTTGGACCTCCGTACACGATGGTCCAGTCAGACTGTGTTCCGCAAGTTCCTATCCTGACTTCTGTGCCTCTCCCCACTCAGACCTCTCTTCCTCCGGTATCGATTCAGAACACTGCCCCTATGCTGCAGAGCCCTATGACTATGACCAAA CAAAAAAAGAGCCAAAAAAGGAAAGCAGACACAACGACACCTACAGCAAATGACCAGCTAAGTGAGTCATCGCCTGCAGAATCTAAGTCTGGGAAGACATTACCCAGGCGAGAGAGTAGCCGGCCACCAAAACTGTTAAAGAAGGAGGCTCCAGACTCTCAGCATCACATAGGCACGGTAACAGGTCTGAGTGGACCGAGTGGAGGTCGTAGTCCCAAACCACAGGATCAACTAGGTTATTGCGCTGGTTTAGTAAGTGAGATGCTATCCAAGAAACATGCTGCTTATGCTTGGCCATTTTATAAACCTGTTGACGTGGATGCACTGGGACTACACGATTATCATGATATCATCAAACATCCAATGGACCTCAGTACCATCAAG ACAAAATTGGAGACAAAGCAATACCGAGATCCCCAGGAGTTCGCTGCTGATGTAAGGTTAATGTTTTCCAACTGCTACAAATATAACCCACCGGACCATGAAGTAGTGTCCATGGCACGAAAGCTACAG GATGTGTTTGAGATGCGCTTTGCCAAGATGCCAGATGAACCTGACCTCAAGCCATTGGTTTCTGCCCCAACTCCTACGCTTCACCATCCAGCTCCTGTTAAGCCCCAGCCCCCTTTGGCACTCGTCGCCTCGTCTTCAGACAGCTCCAGTGACTCATCCTCTGAGTCGGAGTCTTCCACAGATGACTCTGAAGAGGAAAGAGCCCAGCGGTTAGCAGAACTCCAGGAGCAG CTCAAGGCTGTCCACGAGCAGCTGGCTGCcctgtcacaaccacaaaccagCAAaccaaagagaaaagaaaaggaaaagaaagagaagaaaaaagataAGCATAGGAAGAAAGGCAGCATTCCAAGCCTTGTAGATGAGATCCAGGATGCCACAACGGTTTCGCAGCTGTCCAAGAAAACTAAGACCACAAACAGTAACAAAGAGATTGTTACTAAGAAGAAACTCAG TAAAAAGGATGCATTGAAAAGTAATCATCCTCCCAGTCTGCAGCTTGTTCCCAGCCTGGAGGACGATCTTGGAACAACTGGGCCGTCAGTTCCCGGGGAGAAATGCAAGCCTATGACTTACGAAGAGAAGAGGCAGCTAAGCCTGGACATTAACAAGCTTCCTGGTGACAAACTTGGCCGTGTAGTACATATTATTCAGTCAAGGGAGCCGTCACTCAAAAACTCAAATCCTGATGAGATTGAGATTGACTTTGAGACCCTGAAGCCTTCAACTCTGCGTGAACTGGAGAGATATGTGTCATCCTGCctcaagaaaaagaagaaggttCCAG CTGAGAAAGCCATTGAGTCAGTGGTTTCCTCCAAAAAGATGGTATCTTCTTCTGGAAGCAGTGGCTCAAGCTCAGACAGTGAAGCTGATGGAGCAG gaaTGATAAAACAGCCGAAAAAGAAGAGCCAATCTATGAAAGAGGTGAAGAAGACGCATCCCCATGTTCAGACGGGCTCTGCTCAGACTGTGTTTCAGTCCCAAACTGTTGTCCTTCAGGCCAGCAGTCAGATGAAGCAACAGCAGCATCAACCATCGCCTGCCAGCTTTATGGCTCCTCCACCTGTCGCTGCTCTGGAGTCATCCCACTTACTGGAAAGCTACGAGTCTTTGCCTCCTTTCAGCCAGCCGATCATGCATATGCCCCACCACACAGGCAACTCTTCCCCTGTACCTCCACATATAAATGCTCATTCTGCTGAATCAGTGTCCCCTGAAACACACCCCTTCCTCAACCAGCATCCAGTCCTCCCTTCTCCAG CTCTACACAGTTCTATGCCTCAGCAGCCATCCCGGCCCAGTCACAAAGCAGCGCCTCTTCATCCAAAACCCCCTCAGCAGCAACCAGCCCCtcctcagcagcagcaacaacagcagcagcagctccagccTCAGTCAGCTCCCCCACCACAGCATCAACTTCCCTCACAGATTCTCCACACTCATCAACCGCTGCACCAAAGGCCCATGTCACCACCCACACTCACCCCTCAAGGGTTTGTATCTTCTCAGCCTCCCCAGATGCTGTTGGAAGATGATGAAGAGCCTGGGTCAACAACACCTATGAACCAAGTGCAGTTATTTCTACAGCAATTCCAGCCAGCTCGTCAGGCCCAGCAGTCCATGCAGTCACACCAGGCCCCAGTTCGGCAGCAGCAACCACAGCAGCTGGGACAGACTTCTCTCCTGCAGTCTGGGACAATCCAGGGACAATCCCAGCTCTCTATACAGACTTCGCTGCCTCCTCCACAGCTTTCTGTTCCATCTCAAGCCCAGCCCACTCCGTCACATCAGGCCCAACCCCAACAGATGCCCTTACATCAGGCCCGCCACTTGCAAAATACTCAACAGCAGCAAACACAGCACCATCAGCTGAACTACCAGCAGGGTCCTGGACTCGCTGGTCAGCCCCAAGCATCACAACACAGTATTTCACTGCCCACAAACAAAGCACAGCAGATCATCCAGCAGCAACAAGAGCATCCCTCCCCTCGTCCATCCAAACCTGATCCATACAATACTG GGCACATAAGAGATAACCCATCTCCTCTCATGATGCATTCCCCACCAATTCCCCAGTTTCCACCTGTTTCTCACCCATCCCCACCTCCCAGCATGCAACCCAAAAAG AGGGCCTCTGGAAACCAAGGTCcaattaaagaggaaaaacgTCCTCAATCGCCAGTGATGAGAGGAGAGCAGTTCAATTCTGCAATGAGAACAGACCATCACAAACATCCTGAAATCAAACCCAGTCAGACCGGCCAAAGTCAGCAGA TTTTAAAGTCTGTGGATAGTTCACGGCCCGTCATCCGCTCTTCTGAGCCCAGTGGGCCACCCTCCATCCTGCAGGAAAAGGAGAAATTCAAGCAGGAGCACAAGACCACTGTTGCTCCCAAAAAG GATGTGAAGCTCAAAAATATGGGCTCATGGGCAAGCCTGGCGCAAAAGTCAACATCTACAACACAGTCTACTGTGAAGTCATCGAGTGACAGTTTTGAGCAGTTTCGACGTGCAGCCCGGGAGAAAGAGGAGAGGGAGAAGGCCCTGAAGGCCCAGGCTGAGGCGGAAAAAGGCAGGCTACGTAGAGAGCAGGACAAGCAACG AGGGCGGGATGAAGAGGACGTCATCGAGCCTCCTACCAGAAGAGTGCATGAGGAGCCTCGTGGCCGCCTTGAGCAACAACACATCCAAGCGCctcctcagcagcagcagcagcaacaacagcagcaggtgcAAAATGAATCCCAGCCAGCTGCCATCCAGCAGTCTCCTCCAGCCGCTACGCCACCTCAGCCCACCACACAAAACTCACTAGATCAACAGAGGGAACTGGCACGCCGACGGGaacaggagaggaggaggagagaggcG ATGGCAGCAACTATTGACATGAATTTTCAAAGTGACTTAATGGCCATCTTTGAGGAGAACCTGTTTTGA
- the LOC124862875 gene encoding bromodomain-containing protein 4-like isoform X3 has product MPNPVRMGDGLDTAQMSGSSQGQAQQMGNPPPPEYFNPNRPKRQTNQLQYLLKVVVKSLWKHQYAWPFHTPVDAIKLNLPDYYNIIKIPMDMGTIKKRLENSYYRNAQECIQDFNTMFTNCYIYNKPGDDICLMAEALEKAFLQKVAEMPQEEIEIPVMTGKGRGRGRREGGINLKPGAIIDSSPATPQTRGLSNLPAAPQARGPVQAPPLLPPHPSMQALPSHVPQTLPSLAPQLGPPYTMVQSDCVPQVPILTSVPLPTQTSLPPVSIQNTAPMLQSPMTMTKQKKSQKRKADTTTPTANDQLSESSPAESKSGKTLPRRESSRPPKLLKKEAPDSQHHIGTVTGLSGPSGGRSPKPQDQLGYCAGLVSEMLSKKHAAYAWPFYKPVDVDALGLHDYHDIIKHPMDLSTIKTKLETKQYRDPQEFAADVRLMFSNCYKYNPPDHEVVSMARKLQDVFEMRFAKMPDEPDLKPLVSAPTPTLHHPAPVKPQPPLALVASSSDSSSDSSSESESSTDDSEEERAQRLAELQEQLKAVHEQLAALSQPQTSKPKRKEKEKKEKKKDKHRKKGSIPSLVDEIQDATTVSQLSKKTKTTNSNKEIVTKKKLSKKDALKSNHPPSLQLVPSLEDDLGTTGPSVPGEKCKPMTYEEKRQLSLDINKLPGDKLGRVVHIIQSREPSLKNSNPDEIEIDFETLKPSTLRELERYVSSCLKKKKKVPAEKAIESVVSSKKMVSSSGSSGSSSDSEADGAGMIKQPKKKSQSMKEVKKTHPHVQTGSAQTVFQSQTVVLQASSQMKQQQHQPSPASFMAPPPVAALESSHLLESYESLPPFSQPIMHMPHHTGNSSPVPPHINAHSAESVSPETHPFLNQHPVLPSPALHSSMPQQPSRPSHKAAPLHPKPPQQQQLQPQSAPPPQHQLPSQILHTHQPLHQRPMSPPTLTPQGFVSSQPPQMLLEDDEEPGSTTPMNQVQLFLQQFQPARQAQQSMQSHQAPVRQQQPQQLGQTSLLQSGTIQGQSQLSIQTSLPPPQLSVPSQAQPTPSHQAQPQQMPLHQARHLQNTQQQQTQHHQLNYQQGPGLAGQPQASQHSISLPTNKAQQIIQQQQEHPSPRPSKPDPYNTGHIRDNPSPLMMHSPPIPQFPPVSHPSPPPSMQPKKQRASGNQGPIKEEKRPQSPVMRGEQFNSAMRTDHHKHPEIKPSQTGQSQQILKSVDSSRPVIRSSEPSGPPSILQEKEKFKQEHKTTVAPKKDVKLKNMGSWASLAQKSTSTTQSTVKSSSDSFEQFRRAAREKEEREKALKAQAEAEKGRLRREQDKQRGRDEEDVIEPPTRRVHEEPRGRLEQQHIQAPPQQQQQQQQQQVQNESQPAAIQQSPPAATPPQPTTQNSLDQQRELARRREQERRRREAMAATIDMNFQSDLMAIFEENLF; this is encoded by the exons ATGCCTAACCCTGTCAGAATGGGAGACGGCCTGGATACTGCGCAGATGTCGGGTAGCAGCCAGGGGCAGGCTCAGCAAATGGGCAATCCCCCACCCCCAGAGTATTTCAATCCCAACAGGCCAAAGCGCCAGACCAACCAGCTGCAGTACCTACTCAAAGTGGTGGTAAAATCCCTATGGAAGCACCAGTATGCCTGGCCTTTTCATACACCAGTGGACGCCATTAAACTTAACCTGCCT gaTTACTACAATATAATCAAAATACCGATGGACATGGGAACAATCaaaaaaagacttgaaaacagCTACTACAGGAATGCCCAAGAATGTATTCAGGACTTCAACACGATGTTTACCAACTGCTATATATACAACAAG CCTGGAGATGATATATGTTTAATGGCTGAGGCTCTAGAGAAGGCTTTCCTTCAAAAGGTTGCAGAAATGCCTCAGGAGGAAATAGAGATTCCAGTAATGACAGGAAAGGGACGTGGCCGAGGCCGGAGAGAGGGTG GTATAAACCTGAAACCAGGCGCCATCATTGATTCTTCACCCGCGACTCCACAAACACGTGGCCTGTCAAACCTCCCAGCAGCTCCGCAGGCTCGAGGACCAGTGCAGGCCCCACCTTTGCTACCTCCCCATCCTTCAATGCAGGCCCTGCCCTCCCATGTACCCCAAACATTACCCAGCCTTGCACCACAGCTTGGACCTCCGTACACGATGGTCCAGTCAGACTGTGTTCCGCAAGTTCCTATCCTGACTTCTGTGCCTCTCCCCACTCAGACCTCTCTTCCTCCGGTATCGATTCAGAACACTGCCCCTATGCTGCAGAGCCCTATGACTATGACCAAA CAAAAAAAGAGCCAAAAAAGGAAAGCAGACACAACGACACCTACAGCAAATGACCAGCTAAGTGAGTCATCGCCTGCAGAATCTAAGTCTGGGAAGACATTACCCAGGCGAGAGAGTAGCCGGCCACCAAAACTGTTAAAGAAGGAGGCTCCAGACTCTCAGCATCACATAGGCACGGTAACAGGTCTGAGTGGACCGAGTGGAGGTCGTAGTCCCAAACCACAGGATCAACTAGGTTATTGCGCTGGTTTAGTAAGTGAGATGCTATCCAAGAAACATGCTGCTTATGCTTGGCCATTTTATAAACCTGTTGACGTGGATGCACTGGGACTACACGATTATCATGATATCATCAAACATCCAATGGACCTCAGTACCATCAAG ACAAAATTGGAGACAAAGCAATACCGAGATCCCCAGGAGTTCGCTGCTGATGTAAGGTTAATGTTTTCCAACTGCTACAAATATAACCCACCGGACCATGAAGTAGTGTCCATGGCACGAAAGCTACAG GATGTGTTTGAGATGCGCTTTGCCAAGATGCCAGATGAACCTGACCTCAAGCCATTGGTTTCTGCCCCAACTCCTACGCTTCACCATCCAGCTCCTGTTAAGCCCCAGCCCCCTTTGGCACTCGTCGCCTCGTCTTCAGACAGCTCCAGTGACTCATCCTCTGAGTCGGAGTCTTCCACAGATGACTCTGAAGAGGAAAGAGCCCAGCGGTTAGCAGAACTCCAGGAGCAG CTCAAGGCTGTCCACGAGCAGCTGGCTGCcctgtcacaaccacaaaccagCAAaccaaagagaaaagaaaaggaaaagaaagagaagaaaaaagataAGCATAGGAAGAAAGGCAGCATTCCAAGCCTTGTAGATGAGATCCAGGATGCCACAACGGTTTCGCAGCTGTCCAAGAAAACTAAGACCACAAACAGTAACAAAGAGATTGTTACTAAGAAGAAACTCAG TAAAAAGGATGCATTGAAAAGTAATCATCCTCCCAGTCTGCAGCTTGTTCCCAGCCTGGAGGACGATCTTGGAACAACTGGGCCGTCAGTTCCCGGGGAGAAATGCAAGCCTATGACTTACGAAGAGAAGAGGCAGCTAAGCCTGGACATTAACAAGCTTCCTGGTGACAAACTTGGCCGTGTAGTACATATTATTCAGTCAAGGGAGCCGTCACTCAAAAACTCAAATCCTGATGAGATTGAGATTGACTTTGAGACCCTGAAGCCTTCAACTCTGCGTGAACTGGAGAGATATGTGTCATCCTGCctcaagaaaaagaagaaggttCCAG CTGAGAAAGCCATTGAGTCAGTGGTTTCCTCCAAAAAGATGGTATCTTCTTCTGGAAGCAGTGGCTCAAGCTCAGACAGTGAAGCTGATGGAGCAG gaaTGATAAAACAGCCGAAAAAGAAGAGCCAATCTATGAAAGAGGTGAAGAAGACGCATCCCCATGTTCAGACGGGCTCTGCTCAGACTGTGTTTCAGTCCCAAACTGTTGTCCTTCAGGCCAGCAGTCAGATGAAGCAACAGCAGCATCAACCATCGCCTGCCAGCTTTATGGCTCCTCCACCTGTCGCTGCTCTGGAGTCATCCCACTTACTGGAAAGCTACGAGTCTTTGCCTCCTTTCAGCCAGCCGATCATGCATATGCCCCACCACACAGGCAACTCTTCCCCTGTACCTCCACATATAAATGCTCATTCTGCTGAATCAGTGTCCCCTGAAACACACCCCTTCCTCAACCAGCATCCAGTCCTCCCTTCTCCAG CTCTACACAGTTCTATGCCTCAGCAGCCATCCCGGCCCAGTCACAAAGCAGCGCCTCTTCATCCAAAACCCCCT cagcagcagcagctccagccTCAGTCAGCTCCCCCACCACAGCATCAACTTCCCTCACAGATTCTCCACACTCATCAACCGCTGCACCAAAGGCCCATGTCACCACCCACACTCACCCCTCAAGGGTTTGTATCTTCTCAGCCTCCCCAGATGCTGTTGGAAGATGATGAAGAGCCTGGGTCAACAACACCTATGAACCAAGTGCAGTTATTTCTACAGCAATTCCAGCCAGCTCGTCAGGCCCAGCAGTCCATGCAGTCACACCAGGCCCCAGTTCGGCAGCAGCAACCACAGCAGCTGGGACAGACTTCTCTCCTGCAGTCTGGGACAATCCAGGGACAATCCCAGCTCTCTATACAGACTTCGCTGCCTCCTCCACAGCTTTCTGTTCCATCTCAAGCCCAGCCCACTCCGTCACATCAGGCCCAACCCCAACAGATGCCCTTACATCAGGCCCGCCACTTGCAAAATACTCAACAGCAGCAAACACAGCACCATCAGCTGAACTACCAGCAGGGTCCTGGACTCGCTGGTCAGCCCCAAGCATCACAACACAGTATTTCACTGCCCACAAACAAAGCACAGCAGATCATCCAGCAGCAACAAGAGCATCCCTCCCCTCGTCCATCCAAACCTGATCCATACAATACTG GGCACATAAGAGATAACCCATCTCCTCTCATGATGCATTCCCCACCAATTCCCCAGTTTCCACCTGTTTCTCACCCATCCCCACCTCCCAGCATGCAACCCAAAAAG CAGAGGGCCTCTGGAAACCAAGGTCcaattaaagaggaaaaacgTCCTCAATCGCCAGTGATGAGAGGAGAGCAGTTCAATTCTGCAATGAGAACAGACCATCACAAACATCCTGAAATCAAACCCAGTCAGACCGGCCAAAGTCAGCAGA TTTTAAAGTCTGTGGATAGTTCACGGCCCGTCATCCGCTCTTCTGAGCCCAGTGGGCCACCCTCCATCCTGCAGGAAAAGGAGAAATTCAAGCAGGAGCACAAGACCACTGTTGCTCCCAAAAAG GATGTGAAGCTCAAAAATATGGGCTCATGGGCAAGCCTGGCGCAAAAGTCAACATCTACAACACAGTCTACTGTGAAGTCATCGAGTGACAGTTTTGAGCAGTTTCGACGTGCAGCCCGGGAGAAAGAGGAGAGGGAGAAGGCCCTGAAGGCCCAGGCTGAGGCGGAAAAAGGCAGGCTACGTAGAGAGCAGGACAAGCAACG AGGGCGGGATGAAGAGGACGTCATCGAGCCTCCTACCAGAAGAGTGCATGAGGAGCCTCGTGGCCGCCTTGAGCAACAACACATCCAAGCGCctcctcagcagcagcagcagcaacaacagcagcaggtgcAAAATGAATCCCAGCCAGCTGCCATCCAGCAGTCTCCTCCAGCCGCTACGCCACCTCAGCCCACCACACAAAACTCACTAGATCAACAGAGGGAACTGGCACGCCGACGGGaacaggagaggaggaggagagaggcG ATGGCAGCAACTATTGACATGAATTTTCAAAGTGACTTAATGGCCATCTTTGAGGAGAACCTGTTTTGA